One SAR86 cluster bacterium genomic window carries:
- the hemL gene encoding glutamate-1-semialdehyde 2,1-aminomutase — translation MKTKNSKELFKKSKEHIAGGVNSPVRAFKSVGGTPIFFKKSRGCYLYDEDGNKYLDFVGSWGPMVLGHSNKAIVNAIKKQASKAISFGAPTKNELEIAKIIKSYIPSIEKLRMVNSGTEATMSCIRLARGTTGRKKIIKFIGCYHGHVDSLLVKAGSGAATLGVPDSPGIPDELSKLTITLEYNNASELKKAFTKFGEDIAAVIVEPIAGNMGFIEPDENFLKTLRSLCTKNKSILIFDEVMTGFRVARGGVQELFNIKPDLTALGKIVGGGLPVGVYGGKAKIMNNISPDGPVYQAGTLSGNPVAVSAGSALLKQLKNKKMFSELERKGEIFLKGLKEEAEKNGIPFCYNIRGGMFGFFFSNKLPKNFQEVSDTNISMFNKFFRLMLEQNVYLPPSAFESCFLSTEHTQEQLMKTVKLSSNVFKNLNNG, via the coding sequence ATGAAAACTAAAAACTCCAAGGAGCTATTCAAAAAATCTAAAGAACATATTGCGGGAGGTGTAAACTCTCCTGTAAGAGCTTTTAAAAGTGTGGGTGGTACGCCTATTTTTTTTAAAAAATCGAGAGGTTGCTATCTTTATGATGAAGATGGCAACAAATATTTAGACTTTGTAGGCTCTTGGGGGCCAATGGTCCTAGGACATTCAAATAAAGCAATTGTAAATGCTATAAAAAAACAAGCTTCCAAAGCAATTAGTTTTGGCGCTCCAACAAAAAATGAATTAGAAATTGCAAAAATAATAAAGAGTTATATCCCCAGCATAGAAAAACTTCGTATGGTTAATTCGGGTACGGAAGCTACTATGAGCTGTATAAGATTAGCGAGAGGCACAACTGGTAGAAAAAAAATAATTAAATTCATTGGTTGTTACCATGGGCACGTGGATTCCTTATTAGTAAAAGCTGGATCAGGTGCTGCAACACTTGGTGTGCCAGACTCGCCAGGAATTCCGGATGAACTCTCTAAATTAACAATTACACTTGAATACAATAATGCTTCTGAACTCAAGAAGGCTTTTACAAAATTTGGAGAAGATATTGCAGCAGTGATAGTTGAACCAATTGCTGGAAACATGGGATTTATTGAACCAGATGAAAATTTTCTTAAAACTTTAAGAAGTCTATGCACCAAAAATAAATCAATTTTAATCTTTGATGAAGTAATGACAGGTTTTAGAGTCGCTAGAGGTGGAGTTCAGGAGCTTTTTAATATAAAACCAGATTTAACTGCACTTGGAAAAATAGTTGGAGGAGGATTACCAGTTGGAGTATATGGAGGAAAAGCCAAAATAATGAATAATATTTCTCCCGATGGACCTGTCTATCAAGCAGGTACATTATCTGGTAACCCAGTTGCAGTAAGTGCTGGATCAGCTCTGCTAAAACAACTAAAAAATAAAAAAATGTTTAGTGAATTAGAAAGAAAAGGTGAGATCTTCTTAAAAGGTCTTAAAGAAGAGGCAGAAAAAAATGGTATTCCATTTTGCTATAACATTAGAGGAGGTATGTTTGGCTTCTTCTTTTCAAACAAACTACCAAAAAATTTCCAAGAAGTATCTGATACAAATATAAGTATGTTTAATAAATTTTTCCGACTTATGTTAGAACAAAATGTATATTTGCCCCCTTCAGCTTTTGAAAGTTGTTTTTTATCTACTGAACATACACAAGAACAATTAATGAAAACTGTTAAGCTATCCTCTAATGTTTTCAAAAATCTGAATAATGGATAA
- the pcnB gene encoding polynucleotide adenylyltransferase PcnB: MKPEVVNHKNFNLNTNLISKNCLSIISKLHRKGFQAYIVGGGVRDLIQKLDPKDFDIVTNCEPGQIRKIFKNSRIIGRRFKLVHITFPDEIVETTTFRSDSKDNEGSIEVNEKGRILRDNSWGTQEEDVKRRDFKINSLYYDPFKGEIIDYFGGIKDLGNKNVTFIGDPEKRILEDPVRILRAIRFAAKLNFSIEKSAKKIILEQKHHLYEISPARIYEEVLKLFLSGHAEMSYKILNEYKVFEILFPHVSDVNEEFENFFLTAFKETDRRYKVGKKLNPGFIFALLLWPKIFKKSNISKNINFRNFYQSISEVTRKQQVITSVPKRFTSFIKDVWMHQPRFQRTGRKTLRFSNNLRFRAAFDFFLLRHSIEPNLKNDIEWWTEFRTANYDKKIKLLNSRGRKFAKN; encoded by the coding sequence GTGAAGCCTGAAGTTGTTAATCATAAAAACTTTAATTTGAATACAAATTTAATTTCAAAAAACTGCTTATCAATTATTTCAAAATTACACAGAAAGGGTTTCCAAGCATATATTGTTGGTGGCGGTGTTAGAGACTTAATTCAAAAACTTGACCCGAAAGATTTTGATATTGTTACAAATTGTGAGCCTGGACAAATAAGAAAAATTTTTAAAAACTCAAGAATTATTGGACGTCGGTTTAAATTAGTTCACATCACATTTCCAGATGAAATCGTGGAGACTACTACTTTTAGGTCTGACTCTAAAGATAATGAAGGATCAATTGAAGTAAATGAAAAAGGGAGAATCCTCAGAGATAATAGTTGGGGAACGCAAGAAGAAGATGTCAAAAGAAGAGATTTTAAGATTAACTCACTTTACTATGACCCTTTTAAAGGTGAGATTATTGATTATTTTGGAGGAATTAAAGATCTTGGTAATAAGAATGTAACATTCATTGGTGATCCTGAAAAAAGAATTTTAGAAGATCCTGTAAGAATACTCAGAGCAATAAGGTTTGCAGCAAAATTAAACTTCAGTATCGAAAAAAGTGCAAAAAAAATCATTCTTGAACAAAAACATCATCTTTATGAAATCTCACCTGCAAGAATTTACGAAGAAGTTCTGAAATTATTTTTATCTGGGCATGCTGAGATGTCCTATAAAATTCTTAATGAATATAAAGTGTTTGAAATTCTTTTTCCTCACGTCTCAGATGTTAACGAAGAGTTTGAGAACTTTTTTTTAACTGCTTTTAAAGAAACAGATAGGAGGTACAAAGTTGGGAAGAAACTTAATCCAGGCTTTATTTTTGCCCTTTTGCTGTGGCCGAAAATTTTTAAAAAATCGAATATATCTAAAAACATAAATTTTAGAAATTTTTATCAATCAATTTCAGAGGTCACAAGAAAACAACAAGTTATAACTTCAGTGCCAAAAAGATTTACTAGTTTCATAAAGGATGTATGGATGCATCAACCAAGGTTTCAAAGGACTGGAAGAAAGACATTAAGATTCTCAAATAATTTAAGATTTAGAGCCGCATTTGATTTTTTTCTTCTAAGACATTCAATTGAACCGAATCTCAAAAATGATATTGAGTGGTGGACAGAGTTTAGAACTGCAAATTATGATAAGAAAATAAAGCTTTTAAATTCAAGAGGAAGAAAATTTGCCAAAAATTAA
- a CDS encoding adenosine kinase has product MDNLDILGVGNALVDETFYIEEDLVRKTNLNFNQFKQISYSEQQEIKSFLGNQDPEIVCGGSTTNSLVAASNFGSKCGHICQLGRDSLGDLYEDNLKENNIEVINSLRLDEINTGRCLVLISPNSERTMGTYLGASENLQFSKDFLVALTKSKILFSEGYQFTSNQNYDVFLQILKMANHKIDFALSLSDPNVVNIFKDRFLEVLKIKQAKYLFCNKDEAIALTGENFKNELPEYAQNFVVTDGANESFIFEDGKSSNLKAYKVDAIDSNGAGDIFAGGCLHAIISGEDFHESCNFGNYASSQIVQERSPRLTQDGYIKLKENYLEL; this is encoded by the coding sequence ATGGATAATTTAGATATTCTTGGTGTAGGTAATGCTCTTGTTGATGAAACTTTTTATATCGAAGAGGATTTAGTTAGAAAAACAAATTTAAATTTTAATCAGTTCAAACAAATAAGCTACTCCGAACAACAAGAAATAAAGTCATTTTTAGGAAATCAGGATCCTGAAATTGTTTGCGGCGGATCAACTACAAATAGCCTTGTTGCAGCTTCTAATTTTGGCTCAAAATGTGGACATATATGTCAGTTAGGAAGAGATTCATTAGGTGATTTGTACGAAGATAACTTAAAGGAAAATAATATTGAGGTTATTAATTCCTTGAGACTAGATGAAATAAATACAGGTAGATGTTTAGTTTTAATTTCACCAAATAGTGAAAGAACAATGGGAACTTATTTAGGCGCATCTGAAAATTTACAATTTAGTAAGGATTTTTTAGTAGCTCTAACAAAATCAAAAATTTTATTTTCTGAGGGATATCAATTTACCTCGAATCAAAACTATGATGTTTTTTTACAGATTTTAAAAATGGCAAATCATAAGATTGATTTTGCTCTAAGCCTTTCTGATCCCAATGTAGTAAATATTTTTAAAGATCGTTTTTTAGAGGTCCTAAAAATCAAACAAGCTAAGTATTTATTTTGCAATAAGGATGAAGCAATTGCTCTTACTGGTGAGAATTTTAAGAATGAATTGCCAGAGTACGCTCAGAATTTTGTTGTAACTGATGGTGCAAATGAGTCCTTTATATTTGAAGATGGCAAATCATCAAATTTAAAGGCATATAAAGTAGATGCTATTGATTCGAACGGTGCAGGTGATATCTTTGCTGGTGGTTGTTTACATGCAATTATATCTGGTGAAGATTTTCATGAATCCTGTAATTTTGGGAATTATGCCTCATCTCAAATAGTTCAAGAAAGAAGTCCAAGACTTACCCAAGACGGATACATAAAGCTTAAGGAAAATTATCTAGAATTGTGA
- the hemG gene encoding menaquinone-dependent protoporphyrinogen IX dehydrogenase, translating into MSKKILLIHSSVDGHTVKILDKISSLIGEKRSVTKKCISEVSKDLIKQSDSIVIGASIRYGDHRKNLYEFVDQNKDLLDEKDNAFFSVNAVARKEDKNTANTNPYITKFLRKSKWRPKKIEVFAGKIDYPKYNAFDKYMIRFIMWITSGPTNMNESYEFTNWNQVKKFAQEIS; encoded by the coding sequence ATGTCAAAAAAAATACTTTTAATACACTCTAGTGTTGATGGTCATACAGTCAAAATTCTTGACAAAATATCCTCTCTGATTGGAGAAAAAAGAAGTGTAACCAAAAAATGCATTTCAGAAGTGAGTAAAGACTTAATTAAACAAAGTGATTCTATAGTTATAGGAGCTAGCATAAGGTATGGAGACCATCGAAAAAATCTTTACGAGTTTGTCGATCAAAATAAGGACCTGCTTGATGAAAAAGATAATGCATTTTTCAGTGTGAATGCAGTCGCGAGAAAGGAAGATAAGAATACCGCAAACACAAATCCTTACATTACAAAATTTTTACGTAAATCTAAGTGGAGACCAAAAAAAATTGAGGTATTTGCAGGCAAAATTGATTATCCAAAATACAACGCCTTCGATAAGTACATGATTAGATTTATTATGTGGATTACGAGTGGCCCTACAAATATGAATGAAAGTTATGAGTTTACAAACTGGAATCAGGTTAAAAAATTTGCACAAGAGATTAGTTGA
- the tsaE gene encoding tRNA (adenosine(37)-N6)-threonylcarbamoyltransferase complex ATPase subunit type 1 TsaE, with product MLIDITEIEKTKKIAFNFANLIQNNKTFYAFYLNGNLGAGKTTFVRFCLEALGWEGKVKSPTFGLIEEYHLQSIKLIHTDLYRLNSSDEFDYFGVDLDFQSHGAIFIEWPEKIEKFNCPNEIDLRFENSKSKRVVKIASNNSEISGYINRIDV from the coding sequence GTGTTAATAGATATAACTGAAATAGAAAAGACAAAAAAAATTGCATTCAACTTTGCAAATCTTATTCAGAATAATAAGACTTTCTATGCTTTTTATTTAAACGGCAATTTAGGTGCTGGTAAAACTACATTTGTAAGATTTTGCTTAGAAGCTTTAGGCTGGGAAGGCAAAGTAAAAAGTCCAACCTTTGGTTTGATTGAAGAGTATCATTTGCAATCAATTAAATTAATTCATACAGACCTCTATAGGTTGAATTCTTCAGATGAATTTGATTATTTTGGGGTGGATTTAGATTTTCAATCGCATGGAGCTATATTTATTGAGTGGCCGGAAAAAATAGAAAAGTTTAATTGCCCAAATGAAATAGATTTAAGATTTGAAAACTCAAAGTCTAAAAGAGTTGTTAAAATTGCTTCAAATAATTCTGAAATTTCAGGTTACATTAATAGGATCGACGTCTAA
- a CDS encoding FAD-dependent monooxygenase: MHKQVVIVGAGVIGCLLGKILKNNNIPFKILERSPQYQKKGDRTVALTKQSIILLNKLFPDIDINKYSTPVNKMSLFHESKKNLILKSDEIDKVTSICLLDWLNKNLIDELKDYIVWNNEIQKIDFKDNKIELTGTKNIIADVVFATDGSNSKIRELINFEIEKWFYDQKAYTFLVEANHNSEAKQYFLETGTLAFLPINLDKKKYYSVIFCTNTKENPETELKQIFKNFQIKIDTNNISLTNSAELSHSRAKKLFKDGVFLCGDAANSFHPMAGQGLNLGIGDIIEIEKNLKEIIDLEDDAIAAYSNIRSQKNIQMTWIIQSLYAMFSNSRGFMKILLDGGMKFLDSTPKIKNKIIEFANKN; the protein is encoded by the coding sequence ATGCATAAGCAGGTAGTAATAGTAGGTGCTGGAGTAATCGGATGTTTATTAGGGAAAATATTAAAAAATAATAATATCCCATTTAAAATTCTTGAAAGGTCTCCTCAATATCAAAAAAAAGGAGATCGAACTGTAGCATTAACTAAACAATCAATAATCCTTTTAAATAAATTATTTCCTGATATAGATATAAATAAATATTCAACCCCTGTAAACAAGATGTCTTTATTTCATGAGTCAAAAAAGAACCTTATATTAAAATCTGATGAGATAGATAAGGTCACAAGCATATGTCTTCTTGACTGGCTAAATAAAAATTTAATTGATGAACTTAAAGACTATATTGTTTGGAACAATGAAATTCAAAAAATAGATTTTAAGGATAATAAAATTGAACTAACTGGGACAAAAAATATTATTGCTGACGTTGTTTTTGCAACTGATGGCAGTAATTCAAAAATTCGTGAGTTAATAAATTTTGAAATTGAAAAATGGTTCTATGATCAAAAGGCATATACTTTCTTAGTAGAGGCAAACCATAATTCTGAGGCTAAACAATATTTTCTAGAAACAGGCACATTGGCTTTCTTACCAATCAACCTCGATAAAAAAAAATATTATTCAGTAATTTTTTGTACTAATACAAAAGAAAATCCTGAAACTGAACTAAAACAAATTTTTAAGAATTTTCAAATTAAAATCGATACCAATAATATTTCGCTAACAAATTCAGCAGAATTAAGCCATTCAAGGGCAAAAAAATTATTTAAAGATGGAGTTTTTCTATGCGGCGATGCTGCGAATTCATTTCATCCCATGGCAGGACAAGGATTGAACCTCGGTATTGGAGACATTATTGAGATTGAGAAAAATCTTAAAGAAATCATAGATTTAGAAGATGATGCTATAGCAGCTTACTCAAATATTAGATCTCAAAAAAATATCCAGATGACATGGATTATTCAATCATTATATGCAATGTTTTCAAATTCCAGAGGTTTTATGAAAATCTTACTTGATGGTGGAATGAAATTTCTAGATAGTACTCCAAAAATTAAAAATAAAATTATTGAATTTGCTAATAAAAATTAA
- a CDS encoding deoxynucleoside kinase, translating into MPKIKLPNYIAIEGPIGVGKTSLAKKIAKEYDYDLCLEKPDENPFLGSFYNDQQKYAFSTQMYFVMQRSQQINQFFSEDLLKRNIISDFIFQKESLFAEVNLSDEELKIFEEVKSKFYEKYPKPDLLIYLQASPKRIFDQVKMRGKEYEEKINLEYLEKICSAYSEFFFSYSESPLLVLNVDDVDFVSNQMDFNQIIDCVKKNIIGREFINLSPSFF; encoded by the coding sequence TTGCCAAAAATTAAATTACCAAACTATATTGCAATAGAGGGGCCTATAGGTGTTGGAAAAACTTCGCTAGCAAAAAAAATTGCTAAAGAATATGATTATGATCTTTGTCTTGAAAAACCGGATGAAAATCCTTTTTTAGGATCTTTCTATAATGACCAACAGAAGTATGCCTTTTCTACTCAAATGTATTTTGTTATGCAAAGATCACAACAAATTAACCAATTCTTTTCTGAAGATTTATTAAAAAGAAATATTATTTCTGATTTTATCTTTCAGAAAGAGTCACTTTTTGCTGAAGTAAATCTTTCTGATGAAGAGCTAAAAATTTTTGAAGAAGTTAAATCAAAATTTTATGAAAAATATCCTAAACCAGATCTTTTAATATATTTGCAAGCATCTCCTAAAAGAATTTTTGACCAAGTAAAAATGAGAGGAAAAGAATATGAAGAAAAAATTAATTTAGAGTATTTAGAAAAGATATGTTCAGCATACTCTGAGTTCTTTTTCAGTTACTCTGAGTCTCCTTTATTGGTTTTAAATGTTGATGATGTTGATTTTGTCTCAAATCAAATGGATTTCAATCAAATAATAGACTGTGTCAAAAAAAATATTATAGGTCGTGAATTCATAAACTTATCCCCAAGTTTCTTCTAG
- a CDS encoding type B 50S ribosomal protein L31: MKKNIHPEYREVLFHDTSVDKYFLIRSTLKTKETKEWEDGKTYPYYVVETSSASHPFYTGQQKILDTGGRVQRFEKKFGKKTS; encoded by the coding sequence ATGAAAAAAAATATACATCCAGAATATAGAGAAGTGTTATTTCACGATACCAGCGTGGATAAGTATTTTCTTATTCGCTCAACACTTAAAACAAAAGAAACTAAAGAATGGGAAGATGGAAAAACATATCCTTACTATGTTGTTGAAACATCTTCAGCTTCTCATCCATTTTATACCGGACAACAGAAAATCCTTGATACAGGCGGCAGAGTTCAAAGATTTGAGAAGAAATTCGGTAAAAAGACTAGCTAA
- a CDS encoding thiamine phosphate synthase, with product MLKNIQSGIYAITPTSLRADELLNAVEDTLSSGIEIIQYRFDDCINFDERLKTATKLKKICLDNNACFIINNDYLLAEYLGTGLHIGPDLEDLSFLLTSENIEFTGLSCKSNISAQKNDSNNIFSYYSFGPAFFSQTKKSERGEIDLKYVSENMDENSINVAIGGINNTNLSQIKKGGFQMAAICEGIYSDKSDIKERSKQLLEIWNEN from the coding sequence ATGTTAAAAAATATTCAATCTGGTATATACGCAATAACCCCTACATCGCTTAGAGCCGATGAGCTTTTAAATGCTGTAGAAGACACGCTGTCATCTGGCATTGAAATTATACAATACCGCTTTGATGATTGTATAAATTTTGATGAGCGATTAAAAACTGCCACAAAATTAAAAAAAATATGCTTAGATAATAATGCCTGCTTCATTATCAATAATGACTACTTGCTTGCAGAATATTTAGGTACAGGATTACATATAGGACCAGATCTTGAAGATTTAAGTTTTCTGCTTACCAGCGAAAATATCGAATTCACCGGCCTTAGCTGTAAGTCAAATATTTCAGCTCAAAAAAACGATTCAAATAATATCTTCTCTTATTATTCTTTTGGTCCTGCTTTTTTCTCACAAACAAAAAAGAGTGAAAGAGGTGAGATTGATTTAAAATATGTATCAGAAAATATGGATGAAAACTCAATAAATGTTGCTATTGGAGGAATCAATAATACAAATCTCTCTCAAATTAAGAAAGGTGGTTTTCAAATGGCTGCAATTTGTGAAGGCATTTACTCAGATAAATCAGATATTAAGGAAAGAAGTAAACAATTATTAGAAATTTGGAATGAAAACTAA
- the dut gene encoding dUTP diphosphatase, translated as MKLKFKILDKRIGTEFDMPKYQTSGSAGMDLIACIEEKLVLKPNESTVIQSGISIYIEDPEFAGIIIPRSGLGAKKGLVCGNLTGLIDSDYQGPLGISLWNRSNENIEITPGDRVAQLVVIRVNQVQLEQVEEFNLSDRGDKGFGSTGIS; from the coding sequence ATGAAGCTCAAATTTAAGATTTTAGACAAAAGAATTGGAACTGAATTTGATATGCCAAAATATCAAACTTCTGGTTCAGCTGGTATGGATTTAATTGCTTGCATTGAGGAAAAGCTTGTACTTAAACCAAATGAGTCAACTGTTATCCAGTCTGGTATTTCAATTTATATAGAGGATCCAGAATTTGCTGGCATAATCATACCAAGATCAGGACTTGGGGCAAAAAAAGGATTAGTTTGTGGAAATCTCACGGGTTTAATTGATTCTGATTACCAAGGGCCTCTTGGAATTTCTTTGTGGAATAGATCTAATGAAAATATTGAGATAACTCCTGGGGATCGTGTAGCTCAGCTAGTTGTTATAAGAGTCAATCAAGTACAACTTGAGCAAGTTGAGGAATTTAATCTTTCAGATCGAGGTGATAAGGGTTTTGGTAGTACAGGTATTAGCTAG
- the rpmB gene encoding 50S ribosomal protein L28 → MSKVCQVTGKKAMVGNHVSHAKNRVKRLFKPNLHKHKFWVESEKKFITLTVSAKGMRIIDKNGIDTVLKDLRTKGLKI, encoded by the coding sequence ATGAGTAAGGTTTGTCAAGTTACAGGGAAAAAAGCAATGGTGGGTAATCATGTTTCCCATGCAAAAAACCGTGTGAAAAGATTATTTAAACCAAATCTACATAAACATAAATTCTGGGTCGAGTCAGAAAAAAAATTTATTACCTTAACTGTTTCAGCAAAAGGAATGAGAATAATTGATAAAAATGGTATTGATACTGTTCTCAAGGACCTAAGAACTAAAGGTCTTAAAATCTAA
- a CDS encoding Maf family protein codes for MLLLASASARRTDLLDLINIKHKVVKQDFDESSIVESDPIECSKLIVKGKNQSARTLLNDNDLEYPVLTADTLVFSPDKKIYGKPKKHETNIAMLKEFSGKEHSVFTSVMISTKEKSVMRTCETKVTFCEMSEKEIKDYVYSDEGLEKAGGYGIHGPAGKFIAIINGSYTNVVGLPVHETYELIKEIQRN; via the coding sequence GTGCTACTACTTGCTTCTGCGTCAGCTAGGAGAACAGACCTTCTTGATTTGATTAATATTAAACATAAAGTTGTCAAACAAGACTTTGATGAATCTTCAATAGTTGAAAGTGATCCAATTGAATGCTCTAAATTAATCGTAAAGGGTAAGAACCAAAGTGCTAGAACTCTACTAAATGATAATGATTTAGAGTATCCAGTTTTAACAGCAGATACACTTGTATTTTCCCCTGATAAAAAAATTTATGGGAAACCAAAAAAGCATGAAACGAATATAGCAATGCTTAAGGAATTTTCAGGAAAGGAACATAGTGTTTTTACATCTGTGATGATTTCAACTAAGGAGAAATCAGTTATGAGGACTTGTGAAACAAAGGTGACTTTCTGTGAAATGTCTGAAAAAGAGATCAAAGATTATGTTTATTCTGATGAAGGCTTAGAAAAAGCTGGAGGTTATGGAATACATGGACCTGCAGGAAAATTTATAGCCATAATAAATGGAAGTTATACCAATGTAGTAGGACTTCCAGTTCATGAAACTTATGAACTAATTAAAGAAATACAAAGAAATTAA
- the priA gene encoding primosomal protein N' yields MKFVKVAVARPIRKTFTYKNLVPNENIVGKRVFIEFHRKKVVGVVVQMCSNVDKEFEIKQIISVLDETPLFESNFLKKIEDISQKFFFPMGELLSLFTPNLMRKPKHSDELQKYKIDDTKFEITNNFFKKLTDEQKLAVKNIQNSKKQEHLIFGVTSSGKTEVYKHLIYDEFKKNNSAIILVPEIFLAPKIYEEFKESFGENVFLYHSNLTELQRYKIWLNCQKKSPKIIVGTRSALFLMPKNTNIIVFDEEHDQSFKQQDKLRYDAKSLAKELYQNSKIIYSSATPSFKLLRKVKDGEIDVSKLFKRIGEIPTPDISIESINKTKLVGGISETLINKINLNYKAGNQTLILINRRGYAPVYLCNSCGWIAKSNCCESSLVYHREEKRLKCHRCQSSWGLPENCPECNKNDFEVKGVGTQQVESNLKHTFPNIDILRIDSDSVSGKLRRESTLEKIEDKNPKILIGTQLLAKGHDFQKISLIIILNLDFGLFGADVHLQEQTIQLLIQAAGRAGRSGIKSEVILQSRISHHPLFKKVKSGSYELISQDILSEREKLNLFPFTKLIYLKAEDSNLKKINEFLVRAKEKLSKKNVEVYGPFEGPVSKVGYKYRMFCIIQSNNVKDLHNSASGLINALDKEKRTISNWVLDVDPINVT; encoded by the coding sequence ATGAAATTTGTAAAAGTTGCAGTTGCACGCCCAATCAGAAAAACTTTTACATACAAAAACTTAGTTCCTAACGAAAATATTGTTGGAAAGAGAGTTTTCATAGAATTCCACAGAAAAAAAGTTGTTGGTGTAGTTGTTCAAATGTGTAGCAATGTGGACAAAGAATTCGAAATCAAACAAATAATTTCTGTATTAGATGAAACTCCCCTATTTGAGAGCAATTTTTTAAAAAAAATTGAGGATATTTCACAAAAATTCTTTTTTCCGATGGGAGAGCTACTTTCTCTATTTACACCAAACCTTATGAGAAAACCTAAGCATTCAGATGAATTACAAAAATATAAAATTGATGACACAAAGTTTGAAATTACCAATAATTTTTTCAAAAAGCTTACCGATGAGCAGAAATTAGCTGTTAAAAATATTCAAAATTCTAAAAAACAAGAACATCTAATTTTTGGAGTAACTTCTTCAGGTAAAACAGAAGTATATAAACATCTTATTTATGATGAATTTAAGAAAAATAATTCAGCAATTATTCTGGTTCCAGAAATTTTCTTGGCTCCAAAAATTTATGAGGAATTCAAAGAAAGTTTTGGTGAAAATGTATTTTTGTACCATTCAAATCTTACAGAATTACAAAGATATAAAATTTGGCTTAACTGCCAAAAAAAATCACCAAAAATCATTGTTGGGACACGATCAGCACTCTTCCTAATGCCAAAAAATACAAATATTATTGTCTTTGATGAGGAGCATGATCAATCATTTAAGCAGCAAGATAAGCTTAGGTATGACGCAAAATCACTCGCTAAAGAACTTTATCAGAATTCAAAAATAATATATTCCTCTGCAACACCCTCATTTAAATTATTGCGAAAAGTAAAAGATGGGGAGATTGATGTCTCAAAACTGTTTAAAAGAATAGGAGAAATTCCAACACCTGATATTTCTATTGAATCAATTAATAAAACTAAATTAGTAGGTGGAATTTCTGAGACATTAATAAATAAAATAAATTTAAATTATAAAGCTGGGAACCAAACTCTAATTTTAATAAATAGGAGAGGCTATGCCCCGGTATACTTGTGTAATTCTTGCGGGTGGATAGCAAAAAGTAATTGCTGTGAGTCTTCCTTAGTCTATCACAGGGAAGAAAAACGACTTAAATGCCATAGGTGTCAGAGCTCATGGGGATTACCAGAGAATTGTCCTGAATGTAATAAAAATGATTTTGAGGTTAAGGGCGTTGGAACTCAACAAGTAGAGTCGAACCTTAAACATACATTCCCAAATATTGATATTTTGCGAATAGATAGTGATTCAGTTTCTGGTAAATTGCGTAGAGAAAGTACTCTTGAAAAAATCGAAGATAAAAATCCAAAAATTTTAATTGGAACTCAACTTTTAGCCAAAGGGCATGACTTTCAAAAAATTTCGCTAATAATAATTCTCAATTTAGATTTTGGCCTTTTTGGTGCAGATGTACATTTACAGGAACAAACTATCCAACTACTGATTCAAGCAGCTGGCAGAGCAGGTAGATCAGGAATCAAGAGTGAAGTTATTTTACAGTCGAGAATCTCACATCATCCTCTTTTTAAAAAAGTTAAAAGTGGTAGCTATGAACTTATTTCTCAAGATATCCTCAGTGAAAGAGAAAAATTAAATTTATTTCCTTTTACTAAACTTATATATCTTAAAGCTGAAGACAGTAACTTGAAAAAGATTAATGAATTTTTAGTTAGGGCAAAAGAAAAGCTTTCGAAAAAAAACGTAGAAGTCTATGGGCCATTTGAAGGACCGGTTAGTAAAGTAGGATACAAATATCGCATGTTTTGTATTATCCAATCAAATAATGTTAAAGATTTACACAATTCTGCTTCAGGATTAATTAATGCATTAGATAAAGAAAAAAGAACTATCTCAAATTGGGTGTTAGACGTCGATCCTATTAATGTAACCTGA